The sequence CTGAAAACCTTTGCAGTTCTCGGGTGTTACGGCCTCTCTGCCATTACTGCAGTTACGGCGCAGAATACCAAAGGGGTAATGTCGAGTCTCACACTCCCCGTATCGTGCATCCGAGAGCAAATAAAAGCGATTCTGGGTGATATTCGGGTTGATGCCGTAAAGATAGGAATGCTTGGAAGTGCCGAAATAATCAAAACCGTAGCCCGCCTCCTGAATACGATCGATGTTCCGGTTGTCCTCGATACGGTTCTTAACTCTTCAAGCGGCAGAAGTCTGCTCGCTCCTGGGGCCATACCGGTTATGATCGAATCGCTATTTCCGATTGCCGCACTGATTACGCCAAATATTCCGGAAACAATACTGCTCACAAAAGAACCCGAATTGCTCTCAACAAGAAAAAAAATTGAAGATGCAGCACAAAAGCTGCAGGCGATGGGAGCATCGGCAGTTCTGATCAAGGGCGGCCACACGGAAAGCGACCGTTGCAGTGACTGCCTGCTCTACCGGAACGGGTTCAGATGGTTCAGTTCAAAAAAGATCATCTCGAATAATACGCACGGCACAGGCTGCACGCTCTCATCTGCGATAGCTGCCGGACTGGCTCATGGCCTGCCTTTGGAATCAGCCGTGGAAAAGGCGAAAACATATACCTTCGAAGCTATCCGCGCAGGAGCCGCATACCGGCTGGGAGAAGGAAGCGGTCCCCTGCATCACTGTTACCCGTTCTGGAAATGATCAGCTGATACCTCTCGGTCGTCTGCCGATCGAGTAGTAGGTAAAACCGAACTGCTCCATAAAATCAGGACTATAGATGTTCCGCCCGTCGAAAATCACCGGCTCCTTGAGTTCCCGTTTTATCATATCGAAATCCGGACTGCGGAACATCAGCCATTCGGTCAGAATTGCAAGTGCATCAGCTCCGGAGACTGCTTCATCCGGACTTTCGGCATAGTGCAAGCCTTCTTTTTCGCCATAAATCCTTTGAGCTTCTTCCATGGCTACCGGATCGTAAACCCTTACCAGTGCACCTTCCTTCCAAAGTTCTTCAATCACCCTGCGGCTGGGAGCTTCACGCATATCATCGGTATTGGGCTTGAACGCAAGACCCCAGAGCGCGATAACCTTACCCTTGAGATCTCCATTGAAATGCTCCTTCATCTTGCGTACCAGACTGTTTTTCTGATCGTGATTGACTGCCTCGACAGCCTGAAGAATCCGGGAATCATATCCGTGTTTTCGGGCGGTACGTTCGAGAGCCTGAACATCCTTCGGAAAACAGGAGCCCCCGTAACCTACACCGGGATAAATAAAAGAAAAGCCGATGCGGGAATCCGATCCTATGCCTCTGCGAACCTCCTCGACATCTGCTCCCACAAGTTCGGCAATGTTGGCAATCTCGTTCATGAAGCTGATCTTCGTCGCAAGCATCGAATTTGCTGCGTATTTGGTCAACTCGGCCGAACGGACATCCATGGCGATAAAACGCTCGTGGCTGCGGTTGAATGGCGAATAAAGAAAACGAAGCAGCTCTTTGGTTCGGGGATTATCGACGCCGACCACGATCCGTTCCGGTTTCATGAAATCGTTGACCGCATCTCCCTCCTTGAGGAACTCCGGATTTGACACCACATCGAAATCGATGCCGGCATTCCTTGCATCCAATACTGAAAGTACCTTTTCACGAACCAGATCCGCAGTACCGACAGGGACTGTCGATTTATTGATGATAATGCGGTAATCCTGCATGTGGGCGCCAATACTTTCCGCAACACTGAGTACATGGCGCAAATCGGCTGAACCGTCTTCATCGGGCGGAGTGCCTACGGCAATAAACTGATAGAGACCGAACTCGACGCCTTCAGGAATATTCGAAGTAAACCGCAAACGGCCCTTCCGGCTGTTCTCATG comes from Chlorobium limicola DSM 245 and encodes:
- the thiD gene encoding bifunctional hydroxymethylpyrimidine kinase/phosphomethylpyrimidine kinase, which gives rise to MNYKTVLTIAGSDGSGGAGIQADLKTFAVLGCYGLSAITAVTAQNTKGVMSSLTLPVSCIREQIKAILGDIRVDAVKIGMLGSAEIIKTVARLLNTIDVPVVLDTVLNSSSGRSLLAPGAIPVMIESLFPIAALITPNIPETILLTKEPELLSTRKKIEDAAQKLQAMGASAVLIKGGHTESDRCSDCLLYRNGFRWFSSKKIISNNTHGTGCTLSSAIAAGLAHGLPLESAVEKAKTYTFEAIRAGAAYRLGEGSGPLHHCYPFWK
- a CDS encoding UDP-glucose dehydrogenase family protein; this encodes MKITIFGSGYVGLVTGACFAEVGNEVLCVDIDQAKIDRLNNGEIPIYEPGLDAIVHENSRKGRLRFTSNIPEGVEFGLYQFIAVGTPPDEDGSADLRHVLSVAESIGAHMQDYRIIINKSTVPVGTADLVREKVLSVLDARNAGIDFDVVSNPEFLKEGDAVNDFMKPERIVVGVDNPRTKELLRFLYSPFNRSHERFIAMDVRSAELTKYAANSMLATKISFMNEIANIAELVGADVEEVRRGIGSDSRIGFSFIYPGVGYGGSCFPKDVQALERTARKHGYDSRILQAVEAVNHDQKNSLVRKMKEHFNGDLKGKVIALWGLAFKPNTDDMREAPSRRVIEELWKEGALVRVYDPVAMEEAQRIYGEKEGLHYAESPDEAVSGADALAILTEWLMFRSPDFDMIKRELKEPVIFDGRNIYSPDFMEQFGFTYYSIGRRPRGIS